One Ilumatobacter coccineus YM16-304 genomic window, AACGCGCACGCCATGCCGTTGCCGCGCACACTGCAGCAGCGCAAGTTCGACGCCCTCCACAACATCTTTCTCGCCTCGGTCACCGCGCCCGTCGACGGAAAGGCTCCCGAGCCGCTCGTCAACATCGTCATCGACCACGTCACCGCCGGTCGAGTACTCGCAGCGCACGGTCTCACCGACACACCGAACCTGCTCGGCCTCGACGACACGACATTCGACGAAGCACACGAGAACCTGCTCGACCGACACTGCACCATCGGCGACACCCCGATCCACCCCGACGATGCACTCACCGCCATGATCACCGGGCGCGTCCGCCGAGCGATCGTCGACGCCGACCGCGTCACGATCGACCTCGGCCGCAGCCAACGACTCTTCACCGGCAAAGCCCGCGACGCCGCACAACTCCTCGCCACCACGTGCACCCACCGCGGCTGCGACATCCCCGCCAAACTGTGCGACATCGACCACCGCGCTGAATGGGCCAGCGACGGCGGTCCCACCGACCAACGCAACGCGATGCCGCTCTGCGGCGCTCACGACCGCTGGAAACACACCAATCACATCCGCACTCGACGCGCCGCCAACGGACGCATCTATCTCATCAGACCCGACGGCAGCACCATCAAACCCGTCGGCGAGACCGAACCCGACTGGGCCGAACCGCACCCTCACGCGCCGAGCGACCCATTCGCCCGCTTCGGTCGTCCGCTCACCCTCTCCGAGCTCACCGGCCGACCCGTGCCACCGACCCACGAGTGGACGATCCATCGCATCGATTTCAACGAACTCCGCACTCGCTGACTCGTCGAGAGTTCGGCGACCGTCGGTCGGAATGGAACAATCGGCGTGTCATGACACCTCCGCTCGTTCTCGCTGGCCAGTACGGATCGCCGTACACCCTCAAGATGCGCGGCGTGCTGCGCTACCGACGCATCCCGTTCCAGTGGATGCTGCGCAACTCCAAGTGGGACGACCTGCCGGCTCCCCCGGTCCCGATCATCCCGGTCATCGCCTATCGCACCGCCGATGGCGGCTACGGCGATGTCACCGTCGACTCGTCGCCGCAGATCATGCGTCTCGAGCGCGAGTACGCCGACCGCAGCATCGTGCCGACCGACCCGGCGCTCGCGTTCATCGACATGCTGATCGAGGACTACGCCGACGAGTGGGTCACCAAGATGATGTACCACTACCGCTGGGCCTACGCTCCCGACATCGACAAGGCGGGCAAGCTGCTCCCGATCTCGCGCGATCTGCAGATGGGGTCCGACGAACTCCGCGAGAGCTACGAGTTCATCACACAGCGTCAGATCGAACGCCGAGGCCTGGTCGGGTCGACCGAGTGGAACGCACCGATCATCGAAGGCTCGTACGAGCGCCTCCTCGACATCATGACGGCACGGTTCCAGCACGGCGACTTCGTCCTGGGTGACCGCCCAGGGCGCGGCGACTTCGGGCTCTACGGCCAACTGACGCAACTCGTCGGCTGGGAGCCCACGTCGTCGGCCGTCGCCGTCGACCGGGCGCCGAAGGTCGTGCACTGGATGCACCGCATGGACGATCTCGCGTGGTTGCCCGTCGACGGAGACCATGGCTGGGCGACGATCGACGATCTGCCGACTTCCACGACTGACCTGCTCCACGAGATCGGTCGGACCTACGCTCCCTTCATGATCGCCAACGCCGACGCGCTGATGTCGGGAGCCGACGAGGTGGTGTGCGAAGCCGGCGGGCGCGAGTACCGCCAGCGCGCGTTCGGCTACCAGGGCAAGTGTCTGAGGTGGCTCCGCGAAGCCCATGCGGCGCTCGGCGCCGCCGACCGGGAGCGAGTGGCCGCGGTGCTCGACGGAACCGGCTGCGAACCTCTCGTCGCCTGACCGCGATCTCACCGACTCATGGGCCACTCACACGCACACGGCGATCTCGACGCCGAACTCTCGATCGACCCGACCGTGCACCGGCGCATGTGGACCGCCGTCATCGCCTGTCTGGTGTTGGTCGTGATCGGCCTCGTCGCCTTGTGGCCGGGTTCGACCGACGGTGGCGACGACCCGCTCGGCCTGGCCGGTGAGCCGGTCGCCGCCAAGGTCAACTCCGCCGACGTCGAGCCGTGCAGCTACGACCCGCTCCTCGGCTGCCGCAACATCGAGGTGATTCCACGATCGGGCGAGTTCGCCGACCAGCGCCTCGAGTTCGAACAGGCCATCGACAGCCCGATCCGCGACGGCGACTCCATCCTCGTCGACATCTTCGTCAATCCCGACGGGACGGTGCAGGTCTACTTCTACGACTTCGAGCGGTCGACGTCGATGTTGCTCCTGCTCCTCGTATTCGTCGCCGCCATCGTCGTGCTCGGTCGCTGGCGCGGTGTCGGGGCCCTGGCCGGGCTCGCCGCCAGCCTCGTCGTGATCCTCGCGTTCGTCCTCCCCGCGCTCCTGGAGGGCACCAACGCCGTCGCCGTCGCGGTCGTGGCGGCCGGCGCGATCGCGTTCATCGCGCTGTTCCTCGCGCACGGCATCAACCTCGCCACCGCCGCAGCGCTGCTCAGCTCGATCGCCAGCCTCGCGATCACCGCGTTGTTGGCCTGGGTGTTCGTCGTGGCGTGCAAGCTCACCGGCCTCGCCGACGAGAGCATCGGGTTCCTGGGAGCGCTCGGCGGCGACATCGACCCGCGTGGTCTCCTGCTCGCCGGCATCGTGATCGGCTCACTCGGCGTGCTCGACGACGTCACGGTCACGCAGGTGTCGGCGGTGTGGGAACTCAAGCATGCTCGACCCGAGGCCGAGTTCACCGAACTGTACGGACGGGCCGTTCGCATCGGCCGAGATCACATCTCGTCCACCGTCAACACGCTGTTCCTCGCCTACGCGGGCGCGTCGCTGCCGCTGCTCCTGCTGTTCAGCGAGGCCGGACAATCGATCTCGTCGGTCGCCACCCGCGAGATCGTGGCCGTCGAGATCGTCCGGGCGCTGGTCGGGTCGATCGGCCTCGTCGCGTCGGTGCCGATCAGCACGGCGCTCGCCGCCGCGGTGGTCGCCTCCGGCACGGCCCCCACCGACGCCGATGCCGACGATCCAGAACGGGACGCAACGGCCTGAGTTGCGCGACACTCGTGCTGGTCCGAGACGACGAAGGAGACGAAACATGCAGGTACGAGCAGCGGTGATGCGAGCAGGCGACGGCC contains:
- a CDS encoding YibE/F family protein yields the protein MGHSHAHGDLDAELSIDPTVHRRMWTAVIACLVLVVIGLVALWPGSTDGGDDPLGLAGEPVAAKVNSADVEPCSYDPLLGCRNIEVIPRSGEFADQRLEFEQAIDSPIRDGDSILVDIFVNPDGTVQVYFYDFERSTSMLLLLLVFVAAIVVLGRWRGVGALAGLAASLVVILAFVLPALLEGTNAVAVAVVAAGAIAFIALFLAHGINLATAAALLSSIASLAITALLAWVFVVACKLTGLADESIGFLGALGGDIDPRGLLLAGIVIGSLGVLDDVTVTQVSAVWELKHARPEAEFTELYGRAVRIGRDHISSTVNTLFLAYAGASLPLLLLFSEAGQSISSVATREIVAVEIVRALVGSIGLVASVPISTALAAAVVASGTAPTDADADDPERDATA
- a CDS encoding DUF222 domain-containing protein, whose amino-acid sequence is MLIEELAECSPRQLDAALAEAELDRRRAEARISAVTALISARGGYRDHGYRSMRTYLKGQLNCSGSAANKIRRRADAMNLHPTVGEALLAGRVGSEQVDLLAKAASHPVAGDRFAEFEPQLLDHAEHLEYRDFDTVIGHFITQADPDGSFDSQRFHEDERTAWVADINGSVDVHASGGSPLAAAEMKAIFDAAVEAEFHADCAARRAEHGDNAHAMPLPRTLQQRKFDALHNIFLASVTAPVDGKAPEPLVNIVIDHVTAGRVLAAHGLTDTPNLLGLDDTTFDEAHENLLDRHCTIGDTPIHPDDALTAMITGRVRRAIVDADRVTIDLGRSQRLFTGKARDAAQLLATTCTHRGCDIPAKLCDIDHRAEWASDGGPTDQRNAMPLCGAHDRWKHTNHIRTRRAANGRIYLIRPDGSTIKPVGETEPDWAEPHPHAPSDPFARFGRPLTLSELTGRPVPPTHEWTIHRIDFNELRTR